One region of Chryseobacterium sp. C-71 genomic DNA includes:
- the dnaX gene encoding DNA polymerase III subunit gamma/tau, translated as MENFIVSARKYRPQQFDTVVGQSHITDTLEHAIEENQLAQALLFCGPRGVGKTTCARILARKINEKDGSVSEDGFAYNIYELDAASNNSVDDIRELIDQVRFAPQVGQYKVYIIDEVHMLSSAAFNAFLKTLEEPPAHAIFILATTEKHKIIPTILSRCQIYDFKRITILDIQSHLKGIAEKENIRYEDDALYLIAQKADGALRDALSIFDRLSTFSQKNITLAKAAEVLNILDYDQYLKIVDFAKENKIPEVLFAFNEIVKRGFDPHIFIAGLGNHFRDLMMAQNASTIDLIEVGEQTKTKFVEQAQKWNAQQLIDGIEICNHADINYKNSKNPRLTVEIALMQLASLTAGGDVAKKKSL; from the coding sequence ATGGAAAACTTTATAGTATCTGCAAGAAAATACCGCCCCCAACAGTTTGACACCGTTGTTGGGCAATCACATATTACAGATACTTTAGAGCATGCTATAGAAGAAAATCAGTTAGCACAGGCTCTGCTTTTCTGTGGCCCACGTGGAGTAGGTAAGACAACTTGCGCAAGAATTTTAGCAAGAAAAATAAACGAGAAAGACGGTTCTGTTTCAGAAGACGGTTTTGCTTATAATATATATGAGCTAGATGCTGCATCTAATAACTCTGTTGATGATATTCGTGAATTAATTGATCAGGTGCGTTTTGCACCGCAGGTTGGTCAGTACAAAGTGTATATTATTGACGAGGTACACATGCTGTCATCTGCAGCATTCAATGCCTTTCTGAAAACTTTGGAAGAACCGCCGGCTCATGCAATTTTCATTCTTGCAACGACTGAAAAGCACAAGATTATTCCTACCATTTTGTCTCGTTGTCAGATTTATGATTTCAAAAGAATTACAATTCTTGATATTCAGAGCCATTTAAAAGGTATTGCTGAAAAAGAAAATATTAGATATGAAGATGATGCTTTGTATTTAATTGCTCAGAAAGCAGATGGAGCATTACGAGACGCGCTTTCTATTTTTGACAGACTTTCTACGTTTTCACAGAAGAATATTACGTTGGCCAAAGCTGCCGAAGTTCTTAATATTTTAGATTACGATCAATATCTAAAGATTGTAGATTTTGCGAAAGAAAATAAAATTCCTGAAGTTCTTTTTGCTTTTAATGAAATTGTAAAAAGAGGGTTTGATCCGCATATTTTTATTGCAGGTTTAGGAAATCATTTCAGAGATTTAATGATGGCTCAGAATGCTTCAACAATTGATTTGATTGAAGTGGGAGAGCAGACCAAAACAAAATTTGTTGAGCAGGCTCAAAAATGGAATGCCCAGCAATTAATCGATGGAATTGAGATTTGCAATCACGCAGATATCAATTATAAAAATTCGAAGAACCCGAGGCTTACTGTAGAAATTGCTTTGATGCAATTGGCTTCTCTCACTGCAGGTGGAGATGTTGCTAAAAAAAAAAGTTTATAA
- a CDS encoding M28 family peptidase: MKFEKKSLKFLEKYLNTSSPTGYEHKGQEVWMDYITPYVDKIEVDHYGTCYGIINPEAEFKVVIEAHADEISWYVNYITDDGLIYVIRNGGSDQTIAPSKIVHIHGEKGIVKGVFGWPAIHTRSANQNEPTPKIENIFIDCGATTKQEVEDLGIFVGCMITYPDEFFEMNDRYFVCRALDNRIGGFMIAEVARLLKENKKQLPFGLYITNSVQEEVGLYGADMIADTIKPNIAIVTDVTHDTTTPMIEKKKEGDQKCGDGPVVFFAPSVHHVIRELIIDTAKKKEIPFQRAAASRATGTDTDAFAHSNGGVPSALISLPLRYMHTTVEMVSKEDVGNVIQLIYETLLKITPEMKLKYH, translated from the coding sequence ATGAAATTCGAGAAGAAATCTTTGAAATTTTTAGAAAAATATTTAAACACTTCATCACCAACCGGATACGAACACAAAGGCCAGGAAGTGTGGATGGATTACATCACTCCATACGTTGACAAAATCGAGGTTGATCACTACGGAACCTGTTACGGAATCATTAATCCCGAAGCCGAATTCAAAGTGGTGATTGAAGCTCACGCTGATGAAATTTCTTGGTACGTCAATTACATTACAGATGACGGATTGATTTATGTTATCAGAAACGGAGGTTCTGATCAAACGATTGCCCCTTCAAAAATCGTCCATATTCATGGTGAAAAAGGAATTGTAAAAGGTGTTTTCGGCTGGCCTGCGATTCACACAAGAAGCGCAAACCAAAACGAACCTACCCCAAAAATTGAAAATATATTCATTGATTGTGGAGCAACTACAAAACAGGAAGTTGAAGATTTAGGAATTTTCGTTGGATGTATGATTACTTATCCAGATGAGTTTTTCGAAATGAATGACCGTTATTTTGTCTGCAGAGCTTTAGACAACAGAATCGGCGGATTTATGATTGCTGAAGTTGCAAGACTTTTAAAAGAGAATAAAAAACAACTTCCCTTTGGCTTATATATTACCAATTCTGTTCAGGAAGAAGTTGGCTTGTATGGCGCAGATATGATTGCTGACACCATCAAGCCAAATATTGCCATCGTAACAGACGTTACGCATGACACCACAACTCCAATGATTGAAAAGAAAAAAGAAGGAGATCAAAAATGTGGTGATGGCCCGGTAGTTTTCTTTGCACCAAGTGTTCACCATGTGATCAGAGAATTGATTATTGACACTGCAAAAAAGAAAGAAATTCCTTTCCAAAGAGCTGCCGCAAGCAGAGCGACAGGAACAGACACTGACGCGTTTGCACATTCAAACGGAGGCGTACCAAGCGCATTGATTTCATTGCCTTTAAGATACATGCATACAACAGTAGAAATGGTTTCAAAAGAAGATGTCGGAAATGTGATTCAATTAATTTACGAAACACTATTGAAGATTACACCAGAAATGAAACTGAAGTATCATTAA
- a CDS encoding DUF4294 domain-containing protein, translated as MKFHKITFLFLFFFGVVALGQQRDSIIAKPLSQYPQDQLKTDEFGNKYYYDERQKAKIYEINGETVVVMDELVLLNKPKFNNQLDKNYYFFLNKKLYRVYPLFLTALQQYRDIQVEMKIMDTAAKRKYIKDRQNMLADQYEKQLRDLTTTEGQVFAKLMNRATGKNVFEIIKEMRGGWSAFWWNVKGKLADIDLKDRYNPHKNRTDEFLESLLQSNWNSGYLQPYPGARDFKVSK; from the coding sequence ATGAAATTTCATAAAATCACCTTTCTTTTTCTGTTCTTTTTTGGTGTTGTTGCACTCGGGCAGCAAAGGGATTCTATTATTGCTAAACCTTTAAGCCAATATCCTCAAGATCAACTGAAAACTGATGAATTTGGCAATAAATATTATTATGATGAAAGACAAAAGGCTAAAATCTATGAGATTAATGGTGAGACTGTAGTAGTGATGGATGAATTGGTTTTGCTTAATAAACCTAAGTTTAATAATCAACTAGATAAGAATTATTATTTCTTCCTCAATAAAAAATTGTACAGAGTATATCCTTTATTTCTAACGGCATTGCAGCAATACAGAGATATTCAGGTTGAAATGAAGATTATGGATACCGCTGCCAAAAGGAAATATATCAAAGACCGTCAAAATATGCTTGCAGATCAATATGAAAAGCAACTGAGAGATTTAACGACAACAGAAGGTCAGGTTTTTGCAAAATTAATGAACAGAGCGACAGGGAAAAATGTTTTCGAAATCATTAAAGAAATGCGTGGTGGCTGGAGTGCCTTCTGGTGGAACGTAAAAGGTAAATTGGCAGATATCGATTTAAAAGACCGATACAATCCACATAAAAATAGAACCGATGAGTTTTTAGAATCTTTACTACAATCCAATTGGAATTCAGGTTATTTGCAACCTTATCCCGGAGCAAGAGATTTTAAAGTTTCCAAATAA
- the rpe gene encoding ribulose-phosphate 3-epimerase produces the protein MKTKLIAPSLLSADFGNLQRDIEMLNNSQADWLHVDVMDGRFVPNISFGFPVMKTIQQHAKKFVDVHLMILEPEKYVEEFIEYGADLVSIHYEACTHLHRTINLIQSKGAKAGVVLNPSTPVLMLEDIIADVDLVLLMSVNPGFGGQKFIENTYKKIAETKDLILSNNSTALIEIDGGVNLDNASKLFEAGADVLVAGNAVFSAESPERTIELLKV, from the coding sequence ATGAAAACTAAACTCATCGCTCCTTCCCTATTATCAGCAGACTTCGGGAATCTACAAAGAGATATTGAAATGCTCAACAATTCTCAAGCCGATTGGCTACATGTTGATGTAATGGATGGAAGATTTGTTCCCAATATATCTTTTGGTTTTCCGGTTATGAAAACTATTCAGCAGCACGCAAAAAAATTCGTGGATGTGCATTTGATGATTTTAGAACCAGAAAAGTATGTTGAAGAATTTATTGAGTACGGAGCTGATTTAGTTTCTATACATTACGAAGCGTGTACACATCTTCACAGAACCATTAATTTGATTCAAAGCAAAGGTGCAAAAGCTGGTGTTGTACTTAATCCTTCTACGCCTGTTTTAATGCTTGAAGATATTATTGCCGATGTAGATTTGGTTTTATTGATGAGTGTAAACCCGGGATTTGGTGGTCAGAAATTTATCGAAAATACCTACAAGAAGATTGCAGAGACTAAAGATTTAATTTTAAGCAATAATTCTACAGCTTTAATCGAAATTGACGGCGGTGTAAATTTAGATAACGCTTCCAAATTATTTGAAGCAGGTGCTGATGTTTTAGTTGCTGGTAATGCAGTTTTTTCTGCTGAAAGTCCGGAAAGAACAATAGAGCTTCTAAAAGTATAA
- a CDS encoding nucleoside-diphosphate kinase has product MSNITFTMIKPDAVTDGHIGAILGKISEGGFKIKALKLTQLTVADAKKFYEVHAERPFYGELVDFMSSGPIVAAVLEKDNAVEDFRTLIGSTNPADAAEGTIRKMFARSIGENAVHGSDSDENALIEAQFHFAGREIF; this is encoded by the coding sequence ATGTCTAACATTACATTTACTATGATTAAGCCTGATGCAGTTACTGATGGGCACATCGGAGCTATTTTAGGGAAAATTTCAGAAGGAGGTTTCAAAATTAAAGCTTTAAAATTAACTCAGCTTACTGTTGCTGATGCTAAGAAATTCTATGAAGTTCACGCTGAAAGACCATTTTATGGAGAATTGGTTGACTTTATGAGTTCAGGGCCAATTGTTGCTGCTGTTTTGGAAAAAGATAATGCTGTTGAAGATTTCAGAACTTTAATTGGTTCTACAAATCCTGCTGATGCTGCTGAAGGAACTATCAGAAAAATGTTTGCTAGAAGCATCGGAGAGAATGCTGTGCACGGATCTGACTCTGATGAGAATGCTCTTATTGAAGCACAATTTCATTTTGCAGGAAGAGAGATTTTCTAA
- a CDS encoding chorismate mutase, translating to MNLIDLKNDWINEFPQPMMIAGPCSAESEAQMLETAKRIKDTNAQVPIFRAGIWKPRTKPNGFEGVGVIGLNWLKKVKQEYGFKTATEVANAHHVAAALEADVDILWIGARSTVNPFTVQEIAEALKGTKKTVLVKNPVNPDLALWIGALERLLGQDINNLGVIHRGFSTYQKTKYRNNPNWQIALDFKSQFPNIPMLIDPSHICGNRTGLADITQEALNVGYQGAIIESHSNPDEAWSDASQQITPEVLAKLILNLKVRNSGIAGFDNEMGRHRTLISDLDFQMIELLSQRMKISEQIGKLKKENDIAIFQPERWKVITEYAVQKAKETGMSQDFIEKVFKAIHEESIEKQNNIMIDRK from the coding sequence ATGAACTTAATAGATTTAAAAAACGACTGGATCAACGAGTTTCCCCAACCGATGATGATTGCTGGGCCATGCAGTGCTGAAAGTGAAGCTCAAATGTTGGAAACAGCAAAAAGAATAAAAGATACCAATGCTCAGGTTCCAATTTTCCGTGCAGGAATCTGGAAACCGCGTACAAAACCTAATGGTTTTGAGGGAGTTGGAGTTATCGGTTTAAACTGGTTAAAAAAAGTAAAACAAGAATATGGATTTAAAACTGCTACAGAAGTTGCTAATGCTCATCACGTTGCTGCAGCTTTGGAAGCCGATGTTGATATTCTTTGGATTGGTGCAAGATCAACGGTAAACCCTTTTACAGTTCAGGAAATTGCTGAAGCTTTGAAAGGAACTAAGAAAACAGTTTTAGTGAAAAATCCTGTAAATCCAGATTTGGCTCTTTGGATTGGAGCTTTGGAGAGACTTTTAGGACAAGATATTAATAATCTTGGTGTTATTCACAGAGGTTTCTCTACATACCAAAAGACAAAATACAGAAATAATCCCAATTGGCAGATTGCTTTAGATTTTAAAAGTCAATTCCCGAATATTCCGATGTTGATCGATCCTTCACATATTTGTGGTAACAGAACAGGTTTGGCAGATATTACGCAAGAGGCTTTAAATGTTGGTTACCAAGGAGCTATCATTGAATCACATTCTAATCCTGATGAAGCTTGGAGTGATGCTTCTCAGCAGATTACCCCTGAAGTTTTAGCTAAATTAATTTTAAACTTAAAAGTAAGAAATTCAGGAATAGCGGGTTTTGATAACGAAATGGGAAGACACAGAACGTTGATTTCTGATCTTGATTTTCAAATGATAGAATTGCTATCTCAGCGTATGAAAATTTCTGAACAAATCGGAAAGCTGAAGAAAGAAAATGACATCGCCATCTTCCAGCCGGAACGTTGGAAAGTAATTACAGAATATGCCGTTCAAAAAGCAAAAGAAACAGGAATGTCTCAGGATTTTATTGAAAAGGTTTTCAAAGCAATTCACGAAGAGTCTATTGAAAAGCAAAATAATATTATGATCGACAGAAAGTAA
- a CDS encoding NUDIX domain-containing protein → MIDKINVRVYACAVKDNKVLTLFEEHAGQPLLKFPGGGLEFGEGLTECLHREFDEELNVKIDIVEHLYTQEDFLVSRFRENEQLLTIYYIVKITNEEDFLILDPCIEKTEWLPIDTEVNPFTLPVDIIVFEKLKEKFL, encoded by the coding sequence ATGATTGATAAGATTAACGTGAGAGTTTATGCCTGTGCAGTAAAAGATAATAAAGTTCTCACGCTTTTTGAAGAACATGCAGGACAGCCTTTATTGAAATTTCCCGGTGGCGGATTAGAATTTGGAGAAGGATTAACTGAATGTCTTCACCGTGAGTTTGACGAAGAGCTCAACGTAAAAATAGATATAGTAGAACATCTTTACACGCAGGAAGATTTTTTAGTTTCAAGATTCAGAGAAAATGAGCAACTCCTTACTATATATTATATAGTGAAAATTACCAATGAAGAAGATTTTCTGATTCTCGACCCTTGCATAGAAAAAACAGAATGGCTTCCTATAGATACAGAAGTAAATCCTTTTACGTTACCTGTAGATATTATCGTTTTTGAAAAATTAAAAGAAAAATTCCTGTAA
- a CDS encoding T9SS type A sorting domain-containing protein, whose product MKKNSFFTFRKTLLAFGVALNFISLQAQQWENVGTSASVSAGNSSYNNLVVDASGNYFLSYYDGSVAKGSVQKFDGSSWSYLGGTPGITIGTALYNSLSVDALGSVFYTNQGTGLEVRKFSGNAWSSMTSATTNTVNYHASAVSPTNTLFTYASDGSGTVRRLINNAWEQVGNAGFSGGATFAEMVIGTNNKVYTCNVLSGVRVYENSTTATSTDNWTMLGGAIVDASSSGEQYTSDIAIDGSNNIYVAYISTSTLGRKINVKKWNGTAWSQVGNANFSLTAVQHLAIAVTSSGNPYVVASQWDSSDGNHLRNTVYKFDSTSNIWSTLGGDFVSDGQVTYNDLFVDSANNYLVLAYSQGSTRVKRISLSALSVSDTRKEVSTIYPNPTTGIIYFKGDDKIKSVEITNTVGRIIRSQNDVEKIDISDAPTGVYYITIKTSAGKTTTKKIIKK is encoded by the coding sequence ATGAAAAAAAACTCCTTTTTTACATTTAGAAAAACACTCTTAGCCTTTGGAGTTGCTCTAAATTTTATTTCGTTACAGGCTCAACAATGGGAAAATGTAGGTACATCAGCAAGTGTCTCTGCAGGTAATTCCAGCTATAATAATTTGGTAGTTGACGCTTCCGGAAATTACTTTTTATCATACTACGATGGTTCTGTAGCAAAAGGTTCTGTACAAAAATTTGACGGATCATCTTGGTCATATCTTGGAGGAACTCCGGGAATAACTATAGGCACTGCACTGTACAACTCTCTTTCTGTAGATGCTTTAGGAAGTGTTTTTTACACTAATCAGGGCACAGGATTAGAGGTTCGTAAATTCAGTGGTAATGCATGGTCTTCAATGACAAGTGCTACAACCAATACTGTTAATTATCATGCATCTGCCGTATCACCAACCAACACTTTATTCACCTATGCTTCAGATGGATCAGGAACCGTAAGACGATTAATAAATAATGCATGGGAACAGGTTGGAAATGCAGGGTTTTCTGGCGGTGCAACTTTTGCAGAGATGGTTATCGGTACAAATAATAAAGTCTACACCTGTAATGTCTTGAGTGGAGTAAGAGTTTATGAAAACTCAACTACTGCAACATCTACAGATAACTGGACAATGCTGGGAGGTGCGATTGTAGATGCTTCGTCTTCAGGTGAGCAATACACTTCTGATATTGCAATCGATGGCAGTAATAATATATATGTAGCCTACATATCTACTTCTACTCTCGGAAGAAAAATTAATGTAAAAAAGTGGAACGGTACTGCTTGGTCACAAGTTGGTAATGCTAATTTTTCATTGACGGCTGTACAACATCTTGCGATTGCCGTCACTTCAAGCGGCAATCCTTACGTTGTGGCAAGTCAATGGGATAGCAGTGACGGAAATCACCTAAGAAACACGGTTTATAAATTTGACAGCACATCAAATATCTGGTCTACATTAGGAGGAGATTTTGTTTCGGATGGTCAGGTTACTTACAATGATTTATTTGTTGACTCAGCAAATAACTATTTGGTTTTAGCCTACTCACAAGGTTCAACAAGAGTGAAAAGAATTTCGTTGTCTGCGTTATCAGTAAGTGATACTAGAAAAGAAGTTTCTACAATTTACCCAAATCCTACCACAGGAATTATATATTTCAAAGGGGATGACAAAATAAAATCTGTTGAAATTACCAATACCGTTGGAAGAATAATTAGGTCTCAAAACGATGTAGAAAAGATAGATATTTCAGATGCACCGACAGGAGTTTATTACATAACTATCAAAACATCAGCAGGAAAGAC
- a CDS encoding TetR/AcrR family transcriptional regulator, translating to MPRKVVQGPIRDKEKTKQKLLNAVGKILKTKGYSGLMVSKIAAVAGFDKKLIYEYFGSTDKLIDEYIKSQDYWSRVDEKELNVDLSDGGKEMSKMALLNQYESLRKNKELQKIIVWELSENRPILKKLFEQREEVGESLFTNITDPHFGEKSDEYRAITALLVAGIYHLNLYTAHNGTTFCGIDTKSEDGRKKIEKAIVDIIDFAYQKK from the coding sequence ATGCCTAGAAAAGTTGTACAAGGTCCTATCAGGGATAAAGAGAAAACCAAACAAAAATTGCTTAACGCAGTTGGGAAAATTTTGAAAACTAAAGGTTATTCAGGATTAATGGTTAGTAAAATCGCGGCCGTTGCCGGTTTCGATAAGAAATTAATATACGAATATTTCGGAAGTACTGATAAACTTATTGATGAGTATATCAAATCTCAGGACTACTGGAGTAGAGTAGACGAAAAAGAATTGAATGTAGATCTTTCAGATGGTGGTAAAGAGATGTCAAAAATGGCTTTGCTTAATCAATATGAAAGTTTAAGAAAAAACAAAGAACTACAAAAAATTATCGTTTGGGAACTTTCTGAAAATCGCCCTATTCTTAAAAAATTATTCGAACAGCGTGAAGAAGTGGGTGAAAGTTTATTCACAAACATTACAGATCCGCATTTCGGCGAAAAATCTGACGAGTATAGAGCGATTACAGCATTACTTGTAGCAGGAATTTATCACTTAAATCTCTACACTGCACACAACGGAACTACCTTCTGTGGAATAGACACAAAATCTGAAGACGGTAGGAAGAAAATTGAGAAAGCTATTGTTGATATCATAGATTTCGCTTATCAGAAGAAATAA
- the rsgA gene encoding ribosome small subunit-dependent GTPase A, with protein sequence MKGKIIKSTGSWYQVLETGTDKIFEARIRGKFKLIKTRLTNPLAVGDFVEFQLEQDDIAWITKIDPRRNYLIRKAVNLSKEAHIIASNIDIACFIFTLKHPETSFGFLDRFLACCEAYNIKPLILFNKMDVLNEEEIEVVKDIQFLYQEIGYDSLEISSYSKLNLEGLQDLLKDQTSVFFGHSGCGKSTLVNALQPDLNLRTSEISDTHLKGKHTTTFAQMHFWHFGGNVIDTPGVREFAMIDIEKEEVQHYFPEIFRKRKECKFHNCMHINEPKCAVLDSLETGEIQHSRYSTYIKLMEEAEENSQN encoded by the coding sequence ATGAAAGGAAAAATCATTAAATCTACAGGAAGCTGGTATCAGGTTTTGGAAACAGGAACCGATAAAATTTTTGAGGCGAGAATTCGTGGAAAATTCAAGCTGATCAAAACCAGACTGACCAATCCTCTTGCTGTGGGTGATTTTGTCGAATTTCAATTGGAGCAGGATGATATTGCATGGATTACAAAGATTGATCCACGTAGGAATTACCTGATCAGAAAAGCCGTCAACCTTTCTAAAGAAGCGCATATCATTGCTTCAAACATTGATATTGCTTGTTTTATTTTTACACTAAAACATCCTGAAACATCTTTTGGTTTTCTCGACCGTTTTCTTGCTTGTTGTGAAGCTTACAACATCAAACCACTTATTCTTTTCAATAAAATGGATGTTTTGAATGAGGAAGAAATAGAAGTGGTAAAAGATATTCAGTTTTTGTATCAGGAAATTGGATATGACAGTTTAGAAATTTCATCTTATTCTAAACTTAATCTTGAAGGTTTACAAGATCTTTTAAAAGATCAGACTTCTGTATTTTTCGGGCATTCCGGATGTGGAAAATCTACTTTGGTTAACGCATTGCAGCCTGACCTGAATCTACGTACATCAGAAATTTCAGACACTCATCTTAAGGGTAAACATACAACTACTTTTGCTCAGATGCATTTTTGGCATTTCGGTGGAAATGTAATTGATACTCCCGGTGTGAGGGAGTTTGCCATGATTGATATTGAAAAAGAAGAAGTTCAGCATTATTTTCCTGAAATATTCAGAAAGAGAAAAGAGTGTAAATTTCATAATTGCATGCATATCAATGAGCCAAAATGTGCCGTTCTTGATTCTTTAGAGACGGGAGAAATTCAACATTCACGATATTCTACGTACATCAAACTGATGGAAGAGGCTGAAGAAAATTCTCAAAACTAA